Genomic DNA from bacterium:
TTGCCCGTGCTTACATTCTGAAATTGACGGAGTCCAATTTTGTAAAGTGGACGGAAGAAGAAAAAAGCAAACTGCGTCAATTGTATCCTGACAGACAATATACGATCGACCAAATAGCAGAAATGCTAAACAGACCACGATATGGAATACTGCAGCAAGCTTACACTCTAAAACTAAACAGACCACGCCCCCAGCATGAGTGGACAAAGGATGAGATCAATTATCTCTCTGAAAACTACTTAACAAAAAGTGCAGGTGAGATGGCAAAAGATCTTGGTATGACCGTAAGTGCTGTAACACATAAAATTGGCAGATTAAATTTAAGGGTGAGAGAGAAAGGTCGTGTGTGGAGTGAAGAAGAAAAAGAATATATTCGGCAAAATTATAAGAAAATCCCGACTAAAGATTTAGCTCAAAGGTTGAACAGAACCGTAAACTCAATTATAACAATAGTCGGCAAACTTGGTGTTAGTGCTTCCCGTCCGCGTCCATGGACTCAGGAAGAAAAAGATTTTATTATTAAAAATTATACACATCTTTCAATTGATGAAATATCTACAGCACTTAATAGAAGTAGAAGTGCAATTGTTGCCATTGCATCAAAACTAAAACTAACTAATAAAAAAAGCACGTAATAATTTTTAGATTAAATACCCAAAGCTTCAGGCTAATCAAATTGCTTTAAAACTCAATCAAAAGAAAGAATCTGTCATTGTAACGATAGTGAAGCAGGAATTATCTAGCTGAGAATAATACGTATCCAAAAAGGAATCAAGTCAACAGCCTGATAATAAAAAAAGACGCATCGTTGATGCGTCTTTTTTTTTACTAAAAAACATTTTATTCCGTATCCGGCTTTCCTCTCAAAGAATCCCAGATCATATAAACGCAAAGAAGTGCGAACATTACTATACCAATTAGTTCCGCAGCATGAGATTCTGCCCATTCATAGTTAACCCAGTTCAATCCCTGCCATCTGAGTATTGCACTTATTACTCCCATCAAAGCTCCGCCGGCAATAAATCCTGATGCAATTAATGTTCCTCTTTCTCTTCTTGCATTGTTAATTTTTTCATCTTTGCTTCTTGTAGAAACAAAGTGGGCAATTAATCCACCAACTAAGAGAGGTGTGTTAAGTTCAAGAGGAATATACATTCCGAGTGCAAAAGCAAGTGCAGGAACTTTAATCATCGTAAGTACTAAAGCGAGAATTGCACCAACAATGTAAAGTGTCCACGGCGCTGGCTGTTGATCCATCAACGGTTGAATTACCGCCGCCATTGCATTTGCTTGTGGTGCAACTAAAGCACCATCACCAACAAATCCGTAAGTTTCATTAAGAATCATAATTACAAAACCGACGGTCAAAGCAGAAACAAGGACTCCAAGAAATTTCCATCTTTCCTGTTTGATTGGAGATGAACCGAGCCAGTAACCAATTTTTAGATCCGTAATAAAACCGCCTGCCATTGAGAGTGCTGTGCACACGACACCACCGATTACAAGCGCAGCAATCATTCCTGAACTTCCTTTTAAGCCAACGGAGGTGAGAATAATTGAAGAAAGAATTAATGTCATCAAAGTCATCCCGCTAACAGGGTTTGTTCCGACGATTGCAATTGCGTTTGCAGCTACAGTCGTAAATAAGAACGATATAACCAGAACGATCAGTAATCCTGCTAATGCCCAGCCGATATCATAAACTACTCCCATATAAAAGAAAACAAGAAGAAGAATCGCTGTGAGAACAATTCCAATCACAATAATCTTCATCGGAAGATCTCGCTGAGTTCTGAGTTGAGTGTTGTTGACGTGCTTCTTCTCAAAAATTTCTTTGAAACCAAGAGAGATAGCATCTCGGATAATTTTGGATGAACGAATAATTCCGATTATTCCTGCCATTGCAATACCGCCGATACCAACGTGACGAACATACTGCCTGAAGATTTCTTCTGCACTCATTGCGGAAATTAATTTTGTAGCTCCTGTACCGAATGTTTCAGTCAATCCTGCGCCAATGTATGAAATTACAGGGATCAGTAAATACCAGGAAACAAAAGAACCTGCAGCTATTATTGCAGCGTACTTTAAACCAACAATGTAACCAAGTCCCATAACTGCAGCACCGAGATTCAAACGGAAGACAAGTTTGAATTTATCGGCAAGCATTTCACCAAATCCAAATACTCTGGTAGTGAATACTTCACTCCACCAGCCGAATGTTGCGATAATGAAATCGTAGATTCCGCCAATCAATCCGCTTACGACTAAAACCAATGCTTGCTTACCGCCTTTTTCACCGGCAACTAATATCTCAGTTGTAGCTGTTGCTTCAGGGAATGGGAATTGTCCGTGCATTTCAGCAACAAAATATTTTCTGAATGGAATCAGAAAAAGTATTCCCAGAACTCCGCCGAATGCAGATGCTAAAAATATCTGGTAAAAGTGAGCTTCAAGATTCAATATGTAAAGAGCAGGAATTGTGAAAATCGCTCCCGCAACAATCAATCCTGAGTTCTGACCAATTGATTGAATAATCACATTTTGCCCAAGCGGACTTTTAATTTTCATCAGCGTTGAAACACCAACCGCAATAATTGCAATCGGAATTGCTGCTTCAAA
This window encodes:
- a CDS encoding oligopeptide transporter, OPT family, encoding MSEHTSGAIKGLPENAYKELKPGEEYKPLMPASTTPQEITAYSVVMGLLMAVLFSAAAAYLGLKIGQVFEAAIPIAIIAVGVSTLMKIKSPLGQNVIIQSIGQNSGLIVAGAIFTIPALYILNLEAHFYQIFLASAFGGVLGILFLIPFRKYFVAEMHGQFPFPEATATTEILVAGEKGGKQALVLVVSGLIGGIYDFIIATFGWWSEVFTTRVFGFGEMLADKFKLVFRLNLGAAVMGLGYIVGLKYAAIIAAGSFVSWYLLIPVISYIGAGLTETFGTGATKLISAMSAEEIFRQYVRHVGIGGIAMAGIIGIIRSSKIIRDAISLGFKEIFEKKHVNNTQLRTQRDLPMKIIVIGIVLTAILLLVFFYMGVVYDIGWALAGLLIVLVISFLFTTVAANAIAIVGTNPVSGMTLMTLILSSIILTSVGLKGSSGMIAALVIGGVVCTALSMAGGFITDLKIGYWLGSSPIKQERWKFLGVLVSALTVGFVIMILNETYGFVGDGALVAPQANAMAAVIQPLMDQQPAPWTLYIVGAILALVLTMIKVPALAFALGMYIPLELNTPLLVGGLIAHFVSTRSKDEKINNARRERGTLIASGFIAGGALMGVISAILRWQGLNWVNYEWAESHAAELIGIVMFALLCVYMIWDSLRGKPDTE